The genomic DNA CGGAAGGGCCGATGAAGACGCCGTCGACGCCTTCCACCGCGAGAATCTCGTCGATCGCAGCGACGGCCGCGCGGCTTTCGATCTGCACGATAACGCAGATGTTGTCGTTGACCACTTGCAGGTAGTCCGTCACCGCGCCGTACCGATTGCCGCGCTGACCTACCGACACGCCGCGAATGCCGTGCGGCGGGTAGCGGGTCGCGGCGACGGCGCGACGCGCGTCGTCGGCGCTGTCGACGAACGGGATCAGGAAGTTGAAGAAGCCCGCGTCGAGCATGCGCTTGATGATGACGTTGTCGTTCGACGGCGGACGCACGATGGGCGCGGAGCGGCTGTCTTTCAGCGCCATCAGCTGCGGTATCAGCGTGAGTTCGTCATTGGGCGCGTGCTCGGCGTCGAGCAGGATCCAGTCGAAACCCACGGTGCCGAGCAGTTCCGTCGTGATCGGGCTGGCCAGTGATGCCCAGCAGCCGATCAGGCGCTCGCCGTTTTTGACGGCGGCGCGAAAGCTATTCGGCAATGCTTGATAGGGTTGATACGGTTGATGCGGTGACGACAAAGCCATCTCTTTCTCCTGGGGTGGGCGCTGCCTGCCCGGCGAAGTGCGTCTTGCGAAATATGGTATGTCATAGGACGTCCGAACACAAGATACGTTGTCAGTTGACTGCGAGAAAGGATGGTAAACCCTGAAAGCATATGGCAAGCGGCGCACCGCGTGAAGCGCGCATTGCCTCATCGTCGAAGTATGTTGTACGATGACCGATGTTAAACCAGCCAAATGGAGAAGAGACATCGTGCAATTGACGGGTGACATGCTGATCGGGCAGCAGGCAGTTCATGGCGCAGACAGGGCGCTGCGCGCATTCAATCCATCGACGGGCAAGGAGATCGACACGCCCGTGTTCGGCAGCGGCACGGTAGAGGACGTCTCGCGCGCCTGCGAGCTGGCCGCGCACGCTTTCGACGCCTACCGGCATCTTCCGCTTTCACAGCGGGCCGAGTTTCTGGAGCGGATCGCGGATGGCATCACGGCGCTCGGCGACGCGTTGACCGAACGCGCGCACGCCGAATCCGGGCTGCCGAAGGCGCGGCTGGAAGGCGAGCGCGCACGTACAGTGGGGCAGTTGAAGCTGTTCGCGAATGAAGTGCGCGCGGGCCAATGGCTCGCAGCGACGCTCGATTCGCCGTTGCCCGAGCGCAAGCCGTTGCCGCGCTCGGATCTGCGCATGCAGAAGATTCCCGTTGGGCCGGTGGCCGTGTTCGGCGCGAGCAACTTTCCGCTCGCGTTCTCGGTGGCGGGCGGCGACACGGCGGCGGCGCTGGCCGCCGGATGCCCGGTCGTGGTCAAGGCGCATCGTGCTCACCTCGGTACGTCGGAGATGGTCGGGTGCGTCATTCAGCGCGTGGCGGCTGAAATGAACTTGCCCGAAGGCGTGTTCTCGATGATCGTCGGCGCGGGCAGCACGGTCGGCGAGGCGCTCGTCGCGCATCCCGCCATCAAGGCGGTCGGCTTCACGGGCTCGCGCGCGGGCGGCACGTCGCTGATGAAGGTCGCGGCGAATCGTCCCGAGCCCATTCCCGTCTACGCGGAAATGAGCAGTATCAATCCTGTGTTCCTGCTGCCCGTTGCTGTCGCGGCACGCGGCGAGGCGATCGCGCGTGGCTTTGTCGATTCGCTCGCGCTCGGCGCGGGGCAGTTCTGTACGAATCCTGGGTTGGTGATCGGGATCGACGGTCCCGAACTGCGCGCGTTCACACAAGCCGCGGCGCAGGCGCTCGATCAGAAGCCCGCGCAGACGATGCTCACGTCGGGCATTCATGCCGCGTATCAGGAGGGCGAGGCGAGGCTCGCTGCAATCGAAGGTGTCGAGCCCGTTGCGCATGGTCTCGAAGCGACGGGGCCGACGCAGGCGTGCGCGGCGCTGTTCGTCACCGATGCGGCCGTCTTTCTGAAAAAGCCCGAACTGGAAGACGAGGTGTTCGGTCCCGCATCGACCATCGTACGGTGCAAGGACGAGCAGGAACTTCTCGCGGTGGCGGAGCACCTCGCGGGACAACTGACGGCGACGATTGCAATGGATCGCGACGACGTGCAACTCGCGAAGAAGCTGGTGCCGATTCTGGAGCGCAAGGCGGGGCGTCTGCTCGTCAACGGTTTCCCGACGGGTGTCGAAGTGTGTCACGCGATGGTGCATGGCGGGCCGTTCCCGGCAACGGCGGACAGCCGCGTGACGTCCGTCGGTTCGACGTCGATCGACCGCTTTCTGCGTCCTGTGTGCTATCAGGATTTTCCGGCTGAGCTGCTGCCGCAGGCGCTGGCCGACGACAATCCGCTCGGACTCTGGCGTCGTCGCGACGGGCAGATCGTCAACGCGTGATCGTCTGACGCGATTGGCGTTGTAATGAAAAAGCGGCCATGTATTCATGGCCGCTTTTTCGTTTGATCGTTGTAGTGCTTTACAGCGCGCGTGTCGCCGCCGCTTCTTCCGCCTGTGCGCTTGCGCGGCGCAGACGCTCACGGCTGCTCGACAGATGCATGCGCATCGCCGCGCGCGCACCATCAGGATCTTTGCGCGCGATCGCATCGAGAATATTTTCGTGTTCGAGATTCACGCGCGCCATATAGGCGTTGGGATCGCTTTGCGCGAGCCCGGCCGAATCCACGCGATGCCGCGGAATCAGCGCCGTGCCCAACTGCGTGAGAATGTCGACGAAATAGCGGTTGCCCGTCGCGGTCGCAATTGAAATGTGAAAGCGCAGATCGGCGGCCGTGCTGTCACCGCCGACGCGGCTCGTTTCTTCGATGGCATCGAGCGCCGCGCGAATCTTCGCGATATCGCGTTCGCTTGCGCGCTGCGCGGCGAGCCCCGCGCATTCCGTCTCGAGGCTGATGCGCAATTCCAGCACCGACAGCACGTCGTTCAACGTGGTGGCGGGCACCATGTCCAGACCGAGTGGCTCGCGGCGCGGTTCCAGTACGAAACTGCCGATCCCGTGGCGCGTTTCGATCACGCGATTGGCCTGCAGACGCGAAATGGCTTCGCGCACGACGGTGCGGCTGACGCCGAGCAAGGACATCAGCGTTGTTTCGGTTGGCAGTTGATCGCCCGGCTTTAGCGCGTGCGAACTAACCTGCTCGTTGACATAGGCGACGACCTGATCAGCAAGGCTCCCGCGTGCCCGCCGTGGGGTCGAACCTGGTGCTGCAGACGCGGCCATGTAACGCTCCTGGGGATTTTCGAGATTTATCTGCATTATACGTTGTCCTACAACGAAAGGCCGGCTTTGGCTTGCGACTCGTGGCGGCTGCGAAGCGCCTGTGTGCTTGCGTAGAGCGAATTGACGAGATCAGTCTGACCGGCTTGTCGGACATCGCAACGCGACCGCGAATGCTACGGACGACATCGCGTACACGTCCCTCACGCTGCAGCAGCGAGAACGTCGTTTCGTGTGCGGTCAACATCACGCGTCAGCAATATCGATCTGCTTATCCGCAGCAAGAAAGAAAGATTAGGAAACGCGTCATTGATGCTCACGCGTTGACCTCAAAAATTGCGTCACCTAGATTGGCGCCTGTCTGGAAATCGCTTCATATTCTCTCCTTCCACGCAGATGAATAATGATTCCGGGCTTCGGCTATGTGTATTCACATAGCCTTTTTTGCTTTATAAAAGGTAGGAAAGCTAATCAGTTGCATATAACCAACAAGTAATTTATCGACTTTTAAGCACCTGTATTCTCGCGATCGCAATACATTTTTAAACGAGTGATAGAGGAACAGATGAAAAGAACTGCAATTGCGGCTGTTGCACTCACGTTGAGCTCGATGACGATCGCGGCTCATGCACAGAACAGCGTCACGCTCTACGGGCTTATCGATGCAGGTATCGGCTACGTTCACAACGCCGACTCGAACAGCAACCTGACGGGCATGATCAACGGCAACCTCAGCGGCGACCGCTGGGGCCTGAAGGGCAGTGAAGATCTCGGCGGCGGACTGAAGACGATCTTCGCGCTGGAAAGCGGCTTCGATGTCGGCACGGGCAAGATGGGTCAGGGTTCGCGCCTGTTCGGCCGCCAGGCTTACGTGGGCTTCCAGGGCGACAAGTGGGGCACCGTCACGCTGGGCCGTCAGTACGACCCGATCACGGATACGGTTCAGGGCGTCACCGCCGACAACTACTTCGGCTCCACGTTCGCGACGCCGGGTGACGTCGACAACAACGACAACAGCGCGCGCGTGTCGAACGCCGTCAAGTATGTGTCGCCGAACTACGCGGGCTTCCAGTTCGAAGGCCTGTATGCATTCAGCGGCGTGGCTGGCCAGACGGGCCAAGGCTACACGTATAGCGGCGCGGCGACGTACTCGGTCGGCAACCTGTCGCTGGCGGCAGGCTATCTGCGCGCAACCAACAACTCCGCAACGGGCGGGCGCACGAGCTGGTCGAGCAGCACGACGGACTCGATCTTCGACAGCCACATCAACGACGGTTACGTGAGCGCGAAATCGGTCAGCATCGCTCAACTGGGCGGCCAGTACGTACTCGGCTCGGTGACGCTGGGCGCGTCGTACAGCAACACGCAACTGAAGGCCGATGCAAGCTCGAGCTTCTCGACGACCGAGAAGTACAACAGCGGCAAGGCATTCGTCGCGTACCAGGCAACGCCCGCGTTGATCGCCGGCGTGGGCTATGCGTACACGGCGGCATCGGGCGATACGTCGGCGCATTATCACCAGGTCAGCCTGGGCGCGGACTACAACCTGTCCAAGCGCACCGACCTCTACGCCGTCGCAGCGTATCAGCATGCCAACGGCACGCAGCGTCTGTCCGATGGCACGACGCAGGCAGCGCAGGCATCGATCGGCTCGTATGGCTATAACGGCACGAGCACGCAAGAGATCGCGATTGTGGGTATTCGCCACAAGTTCTGATGTATTTAATTTGACGATCAGCAAAACCCGCATGCGCAATTCGCGTATGCGGGTTTTTTTGTGCCTTTTAAAAATATCCGGTAAGAAAGTTGAAGTAAGCGTAAATGGCATGAATGAAAGGTTTTGCGCTCTTAATTTTGCCGTTATCGAACCGTTAGAAAAGAAGCAACGCCGCGAATGAATGCATTTACAGGCTGGCGATGCAAAAGGTCTTTAATGGCAGTTATTGAGGAACGAGGAAGCGAATGCTGAACATCAACACCAACATCATGTCGCTGACGGCGCAGAACAACCTGTCGGGCTCGCAAAGCGCGCTCTCGCACGCGATCAACCGTCTGTCGTCGGGCAAGCGCGTAAATACCGCCGCCGACGACGCGGCCGGTCTCGCGATTTCGACGACGCAAACGGCGTCGATCAATGCACTGACGCAAGGGGCTGCGAATGCGAACAACGGCATTTCGATGGTGCAGACGACGAACGGCGCGCTGCAATCGATCGTCAGTAACCTGCAGCGTATTCGCCAGCTCGCAGTGGAGGCGGGCGACGGATCGCTCGACTCGAACGCGCTGGCGAACCTGCAGTCGGAAGTGTCGACCCGCTTGACAGAAATCACGCGCGTCGCGCAACAGACCACGTTCAACGGCCAGTCCGTTCTGAGCGGCATCGGTACGATCGACTTCCAGATCGGCGCATTCGACAACCAGCAGATCACGGCCGACTTTGGCTCGCAGAAATGGGATGCAGGCAGCCTCGGCGTCAGCGGCCTGTCGGTTTCGAACGCATCGGGCGCTCAGGCCGCGATGAGTACGATCGATAGCGTTCTCACGAGCGTCAACACCTTCCAGGCAACGCTCGGCGCGACGCAGAACACGTTCCAGGCTGCCATCTCGACGACGAACACGCAAGCAACGAACATGAGCTCCGCGCGTTCGCAGATCACCGACGCGGACTTCGCGACCGAAACGGCGAATCTGTCGAAGGCACAGGTGCTGCAGCAGGCGGGCATCTCGGTGCTGGCGCAGGCCAATTCGATGCCGCAGACCGTTCTGAAGCTGCTCGAGTAACGGCGGCACGGGCTGAGGTATATTGCGAGGCTGTCCCGCAAGCGCACATGAAACAGATGATTTTCATGTCGCGTGCCCGCCCCGGAACCGTATGCCAGCCTTCGATCTTCGCACCGTCATTCTGATGTCGTCAGTCATGCCAGGCTTGATGGCGCTCGTCATGTTTTCGCTGGGGCGCGGGTTTCCGGCAAATATTCGCGGCGTCGGGCATTGGGCTTCGGGTGCGCTGATCGTGTCGTTGTCGGCGATATTGCTGGCGTTGCGCGGCGGCATCGGCGACTGGCTTTCGATTGTCGTCGCCAACGTCGGCCTGATTCTCGGCACAGGGTTGTGGCTGATCGGCAGCCAGTTGTTTTATGGGCTCCGTCCGTCGAGGCGCTTCATCGCGCTGCTGCTCGTAATCGGCGTGATCGCGATGAGCTGGATGACGTGGGTGCATCCTTCCGTGGCGGGACGTACGCTGTGCATGTCCGCCATTCTCACGGCGACGTTCGGCATGAACAGCCTCACGATGCTGCGTTTCGGCAAAGGCAGCAACACGGCGCTCTACGTCGGCTCCATGCAACTGGTGCAGACGGTCGCGACCGCGGTGCGCGGCATCTCGATGTTCGTGCCGGCTTGGGCGAGCGCCGGACTGTTTGCTCCCGACTTCATCCAGAAGATCTATCTGATTACGAGCGCGTTGATGTCGCTGACGGTGACGGTCGGCTTGATGTTCGTCGCGATGGACAGATTGCGTAACCAGCTCGAACAGCAGTCGTTCATGGACCCGCTGACGGGGTTGCTGAATCGTCGCGCGTTTCTGAGCGCGCATCAGCAGGAACGCGAGAAGACGATGCGCACGGGCGGACTGCTGTCGCTGCTGCTGATCGATCTCGATCACTTCAAGCGGGTCAACGATACATATGGGCACGCCACGGGCGATCGCATCCTGATCGACTTCGCGAAGCGCGTCGCCGATCTGTTGCCGGCGCCGGGGCATGTCGCGCGCTGGGGCGGCGAGGAGTTCGCCGTACTGTTGCCGCGCGTGCTTCCCGACGAGGCGAGGGACCACGCCGAACGTATCCGCCAGCGCGTCGCGCAGAAAGACGATGCGACGCTGCCCGGCTATACATGCAGTATCGGTGTCGCGTGCATGGCCGCGAGCGACGCGACCATCGAGCAACTGGCAAGAGATGCCGACGAAGCGCTGTATAACGCGAAACGCGGCGGGCGTAATTGCGTCCAGCTCAGCGACCACGTGATCCTGATCTAGAGGCGCCCGAGCGCCTGGGCGGATAGCCGCCGCCTTTCATCCAGCCGTCAGCGCGGCAAGATGGACGATAATATGGCATTCCAGCTTCAACGTTCGCGTTTCGCGAGCCGAGTTGGGCCTTCGTCCATTTCCTTACTGCTGCCTATGTCAGACCTCAGAATCGACCGCAACGCGAAGACGCTGCGCGAACTTACGCTCGACAAACTGCGCGGCGCGATCGTGCAAGGGTATTTCCGGCCGGGCGCACGGCTCGTCGAACGCACGCTGTGCGATGAACTGGGCGTGAGCCGGACGGTGGTGCGCGAAGTGCTGCGGCACCTGGAGACGGAAGGGCTCGTCGAGATCGTCGCGCGGCAGGGGCCGATCGTCGCGCGGCTGGACCCGGCGCAGGTCGGCGAAATTTATGAGCTGCGCGGTTTGCTCGAAGCCAACGCGGCACGCGCCTGCGCAGAACAGTCGACGCCCGAACTCGTGCAGCAACTGCGTGACATCCGCAAGACCATCGAAGACGCCTTCGAGAAAGAAGACCTGCCGCGCGTGCTCGATTACACCGAACGCTTCTACGAGGCGATGTTCGAAGGCGCGCAAAAACATGTGTCGCTGACTGTCGTGAAGACGCTTAACGCGCGTATCAACCGGTTGCGCGCGTTGACTATCGCGGTGCCGGGGCGCGGCGGCGAGTCGAATCGCGAGATGAACAAGCTGCTTGATGCCATCGAACGGCGCGATGGCGACGCGGCGTCGGCGGCGTCGTTTGCGCATATCAGGCGCACTGCGGAACTCGCGCTGAACGCGCTCGCGCAGCAGGACGAATCGACCGACAACGCCTGATCCGTTTCCTTTCTTCTACTGTCCCCAAGGCCGCCGGCATCACCGGCGGCCTTTCTTTTGAGGCGACGCGGCAATACCCGCTTCCGGGAGCCGTAGGCACGCGTTGTCGATCGGAATCTGGCCGCCCAGAAGGTCTTGACGGGCCGCAACTCCGTATACGGACTCATATGCATGGTGTCGGAGCGGGCGTGAGGTCTACCTGTCCCGATCGGTGCAAATCAAAAGATTCTGATTTTTCTGGTTTCGTCATTCAGAAAGCATAAATTTCTCCGCGTGCGCCACTTTCAGATATTTCTCATAGCGCGGCACGCCGTTGCACGTTCGAATCATCGTCGGCCCACGATGTCACCCAGACATCGGGATAATTCGGATATCAAACTATGGCTGAAGGTTTTGAAGGCGGTGGCCTGCGTCTCAATGGACTGACTGGCAGACAGCCCTTCTTTCTCGAAGTGCCGGGCAGTACAAGCGCAAGCGGGCTATCAGTAGTCTCCTTCGCAGCGACTGAGAGAATTGGCGAACCCTACTGCGTCACGATCCGGCTCACACACCCATTTCGACTGGCGCGTGCAGACTATCTCGGCAAGGATGCGACGTTTTCGATCGTTACGGAAGACCTCGACGGGCGCCGATTTTCGGGCTGGATCACCAGTTTTACCGAACTGAAGACGACGCGCGATTTCACCAGCTATGAAGTGGTGCTCGAGGCGCATTTTTCGAAGCTGGCGCGCGTGCATTCCAGTCGCATCTATCAGCACGTCACAGCGCCGGAAATCATCGAGAAGGTACTGAAACGACATGGCTTGCGGGGCCATCACTACCGTTTCCGGCTGCGCCGGCAGTACCCGCAGCACGCGTTTCGCATGCAGTACCAGATGGATGACCTGGCGTGGGTGCAACTGCTGATGAAGCAGGAAGGCCTCTACAGCTATATCACGGCGGGTGAGCATGGCGACGTGCTGAACGTCTGTGACGATATTGACCATTATGTCTATCAGCCGTCGCTCGATGTGCCGTATCGCGAAC from Paraburkholderia terrae includes the following:
- a CDS encoding flagellin domain-containing protein, translating into MLNINTNIMSLTAQNNLSGSQSALSHAINRLSSGKRVNTAADDAAGLAISTTQTASINALTQGAANANNGISMVQTTNGALQSIVSNLQRIRQLAVEAGDGSLDSNALANLQSEVSTRLTEITRVAQQTTFNGQSVLSGIGTIDFQIGAFDNQQITADFGSQKWDAGSLGVSGLSVSNASGAQAAMSTIDSVLTSVNTFQATLGATQNTFQAAISTTNTQATNMSSARSQITDADFATETANLSKAQVLQQAGISVLAQANSMPQTVLKLLE
- the garL gene encoding 2-dehydro-3-deoxyglucarate aldolase; this translates as MALSSPHQPYQPYQALPNSFRAAVKNGERLIGCWASLASPITTELLGTVGFDWILLDAEHAPNDELTLIPQLMALKDSRSAPIVRPPSNDNVIIKRMLDAGFFNFLIPFVDSADDARRAVAATRYPPHGIRGVSVGQRGNRYGAVTDYLQVVNDNICVIVQIESRAAVAAIDEILAVEGVDGVFIGPSDLAAAYGHLGNAGHPDVQQAIAHVFERAKAAGKPSGILAHVQQDAERYLGMGATLVSVCADMGLLRSGALNVRQHFMPA
- a CDS encoding aldehyde dehydrogenase (NADP(+)) encodes the protein MQLTGDMLIGQQAVHGADRALRAFNPSTGKEIDTPVFGSGTVEDVSRACELAAHAFDAYRHLPLSQRAEFLERIADGITALGDALTERAHAESGLPKARLEGERARTVGQLKLFANEVRAGQWLAATLDSPLPERKPLPRSDLRMQKIPVGPVAVFGASNFPLAFSVAGGDTAAALAAGCPVVVKAHRAHLGTSEMVGCVIQRVAAEMNLPEGVFSMIVGAGSTVGEALVAHPAIKAVGFTGSRAGGTSLMKVAANRPEPIPVYAEMSSINPVFLLPVAVAARGEAIARGFVDSLALGAGQFCTNPGLVIGIDGPELRAFTQAAAQALDQKPAQTMLTSGIHAAYQEGEARLAAIEGVEPVAHGLEATGPTQACAALFVTDAAVFLKKPELEDEVFGPASTIVRCKDEQELLAVAEHLAGQLTATIAMDRDDVQLAKKLVPILERKAGRLLVNGFPTGVEVCHAMVHGGPFPATADSRVTSVGSTSIDRFLRPVCYQDFPAELLPQALADDNPLGLWRRRDGQIVNA
- a CDS encoding porin → MKRTAIAAVALTLSSMTIAAHAQNSVTLYGLIDAGIGYVHNADSNSNLTGMINGNLSGDRWGLKGSEDLGGGLKTIFALESGFDVGTGKMGQGSRLFGRQAYVGFQGDKWGTVTLGRQYDPITDTVQGVTADNYFGSTFATPGDVDNNDNSARVSNAVKYVSPNYAGFQFEGLYAFSGVAGQTGQGYTYSGAATYSVGNLSLAAGYLRATNNSATGGRTSWSSSTTDSIFDSHINDGYVSAKSVSIAQLGGQYVLGSVTLGASYSNTQLKADASSSFSTTEKYNSGKAFVAYQATPALIAGVGYAYTAASGDTSAHYHQVSLGADYNLSKRTDLYAVAAYQHANGTQRLSDGTTQAAQASIGSYGYNGTSTQEIAIVGIRHKF
- a CDS encoding FadR/GntR family transcriptional regulator — protein: MAASAAPGSTPRRARGSLADQVVAYVNEQVSSHALKPGDQLPTETTLMSLLGVSRTVVREAISRLQANRVIETRHGIGSFVLEPRREPLGLDMVPATTLNDVLSVLELRISLETECAGLAAQRASERDIAKIRAALDAIEETSRVGGDSTAADLRFHISIATATGNRYFVDILTQLGTALIPRHRVDSAGLAQSDPNAYMARVNLEHENILDAIARKDPDGARAAMRMHLSSSRERLRRASAQAEEAAATRAL
- a CDS encoding GGDEF domain-containing protein; the protein is MPAFDLRTVILMSSVMPGLMALVMFSLGRGFPANIRGVGHWASGALIVSLSAILLALRGGIGDWLSIVVANVGLILGTGLWLIGSQLFYGLRPSRRFIALLLVIGVIAMSWMTWVHPSVAGRTLCMSAILTATFGMNSLTMLRFGKGSNTALYVGSMQLVQTVATAVRGISMFVPAWASAGLFAPDFIQKIYLITSALMSLTVTVGLMFVAMDRLRNQLEQQSFMDPLTGLLNRRAFLSAHQQEREKTMRTGGLLSLLLIDLDHFKRVNDTYGHATGDRILIDFAKRVADLLPAPGHVARWGGEEFAVLLPRVLPDEARDHAERIRQRVAQKDDATLPGYTCSIGVACMAASDATIEQLARDADEALYNAKRGGRNCVQLSDHVILI
- a CDS encoding GntR family transcriptional regulator encodes the protein MSDLRIDRNAKTLRELTLDKLRGAIVQGYFRPGARLVERTLCDELGVSRTVVREVLRHLETEGLVEIVARQGPIVARLDPAQVGEIYELRGLLEANAARACAEQSTPELVQQLRDIRKTIEDAFEKEDLPRVLDYTERFYEAMFEGAQKHVSLTVVKTLNARINRLRALTIAVPGRGGESNREMNKLLDAIERRDGDAASAASFAHIRRTAELALNALAQQDESTDNA